One Nevskiales bacterium DNA window includes the following coding sequences:
- a CDS encoding SDR family oxidoreductase: MAQTVLITGSSTGIGKATARHFRDQGWNVVATMRTPERETELKDAGNVMLARLDVTDADSIQAAIDAGLKRFGRIDAVVNNAGYGLTGSFESMTLERIRRQFETNVFGLMEVTRRLLPHFRANKAGTVINVASMGGRLTFPFYSVYHATKWAVDGFSESLQFELRPLGIRVKIVEPGAIKTDFYDRSVDLAHDRALSEYNELVDKAMRRMNAAGEKGASPELVARAIYRAATDGSWRLRYPVGSDARSMLALRRVLPDAAWQAMIRQALLS, from the coding sequence ATGGCACAGACCGTATTGATCACCGGCTCATCCACCGGCATCGGCAAGGCCACTGCGAGGCACTTCCGCGACCAGGGCTGGAACGTGGTCGCGACGATGCGCACGCCGGAGCGGGAGACCGAGCTCAAGGACGCCGGCAACGTCATGCTGGCCAGGCTCGACGTCACCGACGCGGATTCGATCCAGGCTGCGATCGACGCCGGGCTCAAACGCTTCGGGCGCATCGATGCCGTGGTCAACAACGCCGGCTACGGCCTGACCGGCAGCTTCGAATCCATGACCCTGGAGCGGATCCGGCGCCAGTTCGAGACCAACGTCTTCGGGCTGATGGAGGTCACGCGCCGCCTCCTGCCGCATTTCCGCGCCAACAAGGCCGGCACCGTCATCAACGTGGCCTCGATGGGCGGGCGCCTGACCTTCCCCTTCTACAGCGTGTACCACGCCACCAAATGGGCCGTGGACGGCTTCTCGGAATCGCTGCAGTTCGAGCTGCGCCCGCTCGGCATCCGCGTGAAGATCGTCGAGCCCGGCGCGATCAAGACCGATTTCTACGACCGCTCCGTGGACCTGGCGCATGACCGCGCGCTGTCCGAATACAACGAACTGGTGGACAAAGCCATGCGCCGCATGAACGCGGCGGGCGAGAAAGGGGCCAGCCCCGAGCTCGTCGCCCGGGCCATCTACCGCGCCGCCACCGACGGCTCGTGGCGCCTGCGCTATCCGGTCGGCAGCGATGCCAGGAGCATGCTGGCGCTGCGCCGCGTGCTGCCGGACGCCGCCTGGCAGGCGATGATCCGGCAGGCACTGCTGAGCTGA
- a CDS encoding DUF6726 family protein — protein MNLTKALAVLLLAATLSGCVLTKLVTVPMRVVGAVVSIVPVAGNAAHDGIDAAADAVDEVPI, from the coding sequence ATGAACCTGACGAAAGCCCTGGCCGTACTGCTGCTCGCCGCGACCCTCAGCGGCTGCGTCCTGACCAAGCTGGTGACCGTGCCGATGCGCGTGGTCGGTGCGGTGGTGTCGATCGTGCCGGTGGCCGGCAACGCGGCGCACGACGGCATCGACGCCGCCGCCGACGCGGTCGACGAGGTGCCGATCTAA
- a CDS encoding M48 family metallopeptidase, which translates to MKNPLPGLLALALLTACATSPLGRKTLRFFPEGEMAQMGAAAFQETREKTPESKDGKQNAYVTCIAGALTREVPGDQAWEVVVFEDKAANAFALPGGKIGVYTGLLRVARSQDQLAAVIGHEIAHVTAQHANERVSTAFAAQAGLNIVDAIYGGTSAGQNAMALLGLGTQVGILLPFGRAQESEADLLGLDTMARAGFDPREAVTLWQNMAQAGGGAPPEFLSTHPSHDTRIEDLQKRMPEALKLYDAARVAGKKPKCG; encoded by the coding sequence ATGAAAAATCCGCTCCCTGGCCTGCTCGCCCTGGCCCTGCTCACCGCCTGCGCCACCTCGCCGCTGGGGCGCAAGACGCTGCGCTTCTTCCCGGAAGGCGAGATGGCGCAGATGGGCGCCGCGGCCTTCCAGGAGACGCGCGAGAAAACCCCGGAATCGAAGGACGGCAAGCAGAACGCCTATGTGACCTGCATCGCCGGCGCCCTGACCCGCGAGGTCCCGGGCGACCAGGCCTGGGAGGTGGTGGTGTTCGAGGACAAGGCCGCCAATGCCTTCGCGCTGCCCGGCGGCAAGATCGGCGTCTATACCGGCCTGCTGCGGGTGGCGCGCAGCCAGGACCAGCTCGCCGCAGTCATCGGCCACGAGATCGCGCACGTCACCGCACAGCACGCCAACGAGCGCGTGTCCACGGCCTTTGCCGCGCAGGCCGGCCTGAACATCGTGGACGCGATCTACGGCGGCACCAGCGCCGGACAGAACGCAATGGCGCTGCTCGGCCTCGGCACCCAGGTCGGCATCCTGCTACCGTTCGGCCGCGCACAGGAGAGTGAGGCCGACCTGCTCGGGCTCGACACCATGGCGCGCGCGGGCTTCGATCCGCGCGAGGCGGTGACGCTGTGGCAGAACATGGCCCAGGCCGGCGGCGGCGCGCCGCCGGAGTTCCTCTCAACCCACCCCTCGCACGACACGCGTATCGAAGACCTGCAGAAGCGCATGCCCGAGGCGCTCAAGCTCTACGACGCCGCGCGCGTGGCCGGCAAGAAGCCGAAGTGCGGCTAA
- a CDS encoding oligopeptide/dipeptide ABC transporter ATP-binding protein — protein sequence MSARPHPLLLVRQLAVHYPLPARRPWQAPLWLKAVEGVNFDLEPGETLGIVGESGCGKSTLARALVGLQPAAAGAVILDGTDVTRLGEEARRAIRRHIQLVFQDPLASLDPRMTVGEILSEPLENLCPELDAAAREARVREMLERVGLLPEHLQRYPHEFSGGQCQRIGIARALVVRPRVLVCDEAVSALDVSIRAQIVALLQDLQQAMGLGLVFIAHDLAVVRQISHKVMVMYLGRVMEQAPVEDLFAYPRHPYTKALLSAVPVPDPQIERSRQRIILHGELPSPAEPPSGCLFRTRCHFAHDRCAREIPNLRLLRPTRTGVACHYAEEIERAGGAPR from the coding sequence GTGAGCGCCCGCCCGCATCCGTTGCTGCTGGTGCGCCAGCTGGCCGTGCACTACCCGCTGCCGGCGCGCCGGCCCTGGCAGGCGCCGCTGTGGCTGAAGGCGGTGGAGGGCGTGAACTTCGACCTCGAGCCCGGCGAGACGCTCGGCATCGTCGGCGAGTCCGGCTGCGGCAAGTCCACGCTGGCGCGCGCGCTGGTCGGCCTGCAGCCGGCCGCGGCCGGCGCGGTCATCCTCGACGGCACCGACGTCACGCGCCTCGGCGAGGAGGCGCGGCGCGCGATCCGGCGCCACATCCAGCTGGTGTTCCAGGACCCGCTCGCCAGCCTCGACCCGCGCATGACGGTGGGCGAGATCCTGAGCGAGCCGCTGGAGAACCTGTGCCCGGAGCTGGATGCCGCCGCGCGCGAGGCGCGCGTGCGCGAGATGCTGGAGCGCGTCGGGCTGCTGCCCGAGCACCTGCAGCGCTACCCGCATGAGTTCTCCGGCGGCCAGTGCCAGCGCATCGGCATCGCCCGCGCGCTGGTGGTGCGCCCGCGCGTGCTGGTCTGCGACGAGGCGGTGAGCGCGCTGGACGTCTCGATCCGCGCGCAGATCGTGGCCCTGCTGCAAGACCTGCAGCAGGCGATGGGCCTGGGCCTGGTGTTCATCGCGCATGACCTGGCGGTGGTACGCCAGATCAGCCACAAGGTGATGGTGATGTACCTGGGCCGCGTGATGGAGCAGGCGCCGGTCGAGGACCTGTTCGCCTACCCGCGCCACCCCTACACCAAGGCGCTGCTGTCGGCGGTGCCGGTGCCCGACCCGCAGATCGAGCGCAGCCGCCAGCGCATCATCCTGCACGGCGAGCTGCCCTCACCGGCCGAGCCGCCCAGCGGCTGCCTGTTCCGCACGCGCTGCCATTTCGCGCACGACCGCTGCGCGCGCGAAATCCCCAACCTGCGCCTGCTGCGCCCCACGCGCACCGGCGTGGCCTGTCACTACGCGGAAGAGATCGAACGGGCCGGCGGTGCGCCACGGTAG
- a CDS encoding ABC transporter ATP-binding protein, whose protein sequence is MLLEVNSLSVTFRRGRERIEAVRDVSFALAQGETLGIVGESGSGKSQTVLALLGLTDANGEVRGSARFEGQELIGLPPRALNRIRGRRIAMIFQDPMTSLNPHLRIGTQMAEVLALHKGQTGAAARERCAEMLERVRISDPARRLNQYPHELSGGMRQRVMIAMSLLCEPALLVADEPTTALDVTVQAEILDLMRELRERFEMAMILITHDLGVVAGNCDRVLVMQDGRVIESGVAEEIFYAPRQAYTRALLAAVPRLDVAL, encoded by the coding sequence ATGCTGCTCGAAGTCAACAGCCTGAGCGTGACTTTCCGCCGCGGCCGCGAGCGGATCGAGGCCGTGCGCGACGTCAGCTTCGCGCTGGCGCAGGGCGAGACGCTCGGCATCGTCGGCGAATCCGGCTCCGGCAAGAGCCAGACCGTGCTGGCCCTGCTCGGCCTGACCGACGCCAACGGCGAGGTGCGCGGCTCGGCGCGCTTCGAGGGCCAGGAACTGATCGGCCTGCCGCCGCGCGCGCTCAACCGCATCCGCGGCCGCCGCATCGCCATGATCTTCCAGGACCCGATGACCTCGCTGAATCCGCATCTGCGCATCGGCACGCAGATGGCCGAGGTGCTGGCGCTGCATAAGGGGCAGACCGGTGCGGCGGCGCGCGAACGCTGTGCGGAAATGCTGGAACGCGTGCGCATCTCGGATCCGGCGCGGCGGCTGAACCAGTACCCGCACGAACTGTCCGGCGGCATGCGCCAGCGCGTGATGATCGCCATGAGCCTGCTGTGCGAGCCCGCGCTGCTGGTGGCCGACGAGCCGACCACCGCGCTCGACGTCACCGTGCAGGCCGAGATCCTCGACCTCATGCGCGAGCTGCGCGAGCGCTTCGAGATGGCGATGATCCTGATCACGCACGACCTCGGCGTGGTGGCCGGCAACTGCGACCGCGTGCTGGTGATGCAGGACGGCCGCGTCATCGAAAGCGGCGTCGCCGAGGAGATCTTCTACGCGCCGCGGCAGGCGTACACGCGCGCGCTGCTCGCCGCCGTGCCGCGCCTGGACGTCGCCCTGTGA
- a CDS encoding ABC transporter permease subunit: MSANALWGDAWQRLRHNKAALASALILALMLLLVLIGPFVSPHSGDAIDWEYIWGAPSLENHHWFGTDSLGRDVFVRVLQGGQISLMVGIVSTLVSLLVGVSYGAIAGYFGGRVDSVMMRIVDILYALPFLFFVILLMVFFGRHLLLIFIAIGLVNWLDMARIVRGQTLSLKRREFIEAAWMAGARDEQVIKRHIVPNLLGVVVVYVTLTIPQVILVESFLSFLGLGVQEPATSWGALVNEGAQEMDTAPWLLVFPAGFLAVTLFCFNFIGDGLRDALDPKDR, translated from the coding sequence ATGAGCGCAAACGCACTCTGGGGCGATGCCTGGCAGCGGCTGCGCCACAACAAGGCGGCGCTGGCCAGCGCGCTGATCCTGGCGCTCATGCTGCTGCTGGTGCTCATCGGGCCCTTCGTCAGCCCGCACAGCGGCGACGCCATCGACTGGGAATACATCTGGGGCGCGCCCAGCCTGGAGAACCACCACTGGTTCGGCACCGACAGCCTGGGCCGCGACGTGTTCGTGCGCGTGCTGCAGGGCGGGCAGATCTCGCTGATGGTCGGCATCGTCTCGACCCTGGTGAGCCTGCTGGTCGGCGTGAGCTACGGCGCCATCGCCGGCTATTTCGGCGGGCGCGTGGACAGCGTCATGATGCGCATTGTCGATATCCTCTACGCGCTGCCGTTCCTGTTCTTCGTCATCCTGCTGATGGTGTTCTTCGGCCGGCACCTGCTGCTGATTTTCATCGCCATCGGCCTGGTCAACTGGCTGGACATGGCGCGCATCGTGCGCGGGCAGACGCTGTCGCTCAAGCGCCGCGAATTCATCGAGGCGGCCTGGATGGCCGGCGCGCGCGACGAGCAGGTGATCAAGCGCCACATCGTGCCCAACCTGCTCGGCGTGGTGGTCGTCTACGTCACGCTCACCATCCCGCAGGTGATTCTGGTGGAGTCCTTCCTGAGCTTCCTGGGGCTGGGCGTGCAGGAGCCGGCCACCTCCTGGGGTGCGCTGGTTAACGAAGGCGCGCAGGAAATGGACACCGCGCCCTGGCTGCTGGTATTCCCGGCGGGCTTCCTGGCGGTGACGCTGTTCTGCTTCAACTTCATCGGCGACGGGTTGCGCGATGCGCTGGATCCCAAAGACCGCTGA
- a CDS encoding ribbon-helix-helix domain-containing protein, which produces MRTAKIAITIDDAQLRRIDQLVRARKFANRSRAIQEAVREKLERMERGRLAQECAKLQPAEEQALADEGLAKDLAEWPES; this is translated from the coding sequence ATGCGCACTGCTAAAATTGCCATCACGATTGACGACGCACAGCTGCGGCGCATCGATCAGCTGGTCCGCGCCCGCAAGTTTGCGAACCGCAGTCGCGCAATCCAGGAGGCCGTGCGCGAAAAACTCGAACGCATGGAACGTGGGCGCCTGGCGCAGGAATGCGCCAAACTCCAGCCGGCGGAAGAACAGGCGCTGGCCGACGAAGGACTGGCAAAGGATCTTGCCGAATGGCCCGAATCCTGA
- a CDS encoding type II toxin-antitoxin system PemK/MazF family toxin, whose translation MARILRGDIYWAELNPTVGHEQSGRRPVVVVSADIFNERSGTVIAMALTSQPQRAGFPLTLELKPTRAGKPAWVKISQIRTLSVQRLGRKLGRVGSAELDRLVEGLNEIIGEK comes from the coding sequence ATGGCCCGAATCCTGAGGGGCGATATTTACTGGGCCGAACTCAACCCCACGGTTGGACATGAACAGTCCGGGCGCCGGCCTGTTGTCGTCGTCAGCGCAGATATCTTCAATGAGCGCTCCGGCACGGTCATTGCCATGGCGCTCACCAGTCAACCCCAGCGCGCCGGGTTTCCGCTGACGCTGGAACTCAAGCCGACCAGGGCCGGCAAGCCTGCGTGGGTCAAGATCAGCCAGATACGCACCCTTTCCGTCCAGCGACTGGGCAGGAAACTGGGTCGCGTCGGTTCCGCCGAACTCGACCGGCTGGTCGAAGGGCTCAACGAGATCATCGGCGAGAAATAA
- the oppB gene encoding oligopeptide ABC transporter permease OppB: MLSYSLRRALGAIPTLFVLLTIAFFMIRLAPGGPFDAERKLPAEIEANLNQKYHLDEPLYRQYGRYLWNIARGDFGPSFQYRDLTVNQLIADGFPVSLRLGLLAMLVALLFGIGFGTLAALRQNQATDYGVMGIAMLGISIPNFVLAPLLVLGLAVYLDWLPAGGLDSWRHYLLPVLALAMPQLAYIARLTRGSMIEVLRSNFVRTARAKGLPTHLVILRHAMPAALVPVVSFLGPATAGIITGSVVIESVFGIPGLGRYFVQGALNRDYTLVMGVVLFYGMLIILFNFLVDLLYAWLDPRVKYS, translated from the coding sequence ATGCTGAGCTACTCCCTGCGCCGCGCGCTGGGCGCGATCCCGACGCTGTTCGTGCTGCTCACGATCGCGTTCTTCATGATCCGCCTCGCGCCGGGCGGGCCGTTCGACGCCGAGCGCAAGCTGCCGGCCGAGATCGAGGCCAATCTCAACCAGAAGTACCACCTCGACGAGCCGTTATACCGGCAGTACGGCCGCTACCTGTGGAACATCGCGCGCGGCGACTTCGGGCCGTCCTTCCAGTACCGCGACCTGACCGTCAACCAGCTCATCGCCGACGGCTTTCCGGTCTCGCTGCGGCTCGGGCTGCTGGCGATGCTGGTGGCGCTGCTCTTCGGCATCGGCTTCGGCACGCTGGCCGCGCTGCGCCAGAACCAGGCCACCGATTACGGGGTGATGGGCATCGCCATGCTGGGTATCTCCATCCCCAATTTCGTGCTGGCGCCGCTGCTGGTGCTGGGCCTGGCCGTGTACCTCGACTGGCTGCCGGCCGGGGGGCTCGACAGCTGGAGGCACTACCTGCTGCCGGTGTTGGCACTGGCCATGCCGCAGCTGGCTTACATCGCGCGGTTGACGCGCGGCAGCATGATCGAGGTGCTGCGTTCCAACTTCGTGCGCACCGCGCGCGCCAAGGGCCTGCCGACGCACCTCGTCATCCTGCGCCACGCCATGCCGGCGGCGCTGGTGCCGGTGGTGTCCTTCCTAGGGCCGGCCACCGCCGGCATCATCACCGGCTCGGTGGTGATCGAGAGCGTGTTCGGCATCCCCGGCCTGGGCCGCTACTTCGTGCAGGGCGCGCTCAACCGCGACTACACCCTGGTGATGGGCGTGGTGCTGTTCTACGGCATGCTCATCATCCTGTTCAACTTCCTGGTGGACCTGCTGTACGCCTGGCTCGACCCGCGAGTCAAGTATTCATGA
- a CDS encoding M48 family metallopeptidase, protein MRTVLVLTVLALLSPAAGAFTLFSEKQMASMGAQSYAELKSKTPISKDPALNARVACVAGPLTDLAGGRRNWEITVFDVDEANAFALPGNKIGVYRGLLKVATTPDQLAAVIGHEIGHVKARHSNERVSAQVVSKLGLQAVELFISGRKSSPYIMAGLGLGTQYGVLLPFGRKQESEADEIGLKLMARAGFDPRAAVQLWRNMQKSTGKGPPAFLSTHPSHQQRIRDLEHRVPTVLPLYQAASKPRCG, encoded by the coding sequence ATGCGCACAGTGCTGGTCCTGACCGTTCTCGCCCTGCTGTCGCCGGCCGCCGGCGCCTTCACCCTGTTCTCCGAGAAGCAGATGGCCAGCATGGGCGCGCAGAGCTACGCCGAGCTCAAGAGCAAGACGCCCATCTCGAAGGACCCCGCGCTGAATGCGCGCGTGGCCTGCGTCGCCGGCCCGCTCACCGACCTGGCCGGCGGGCGCCGGAACTGGGAGATCACCGTGTTCGACGTGGACGAGGCCAACGCCTTCGCGCTGCCCGGCAACAAGATCGGCGTCTATCGCGGGCTGCTCAAGGTCGCCACGACCCCGGACCAGCTGGCGGCGGTCATCGGCCACGAGATCGGCCACGTGAAGGCCAGGCACAGCAACGAGCGCGTCTCCGCCCAGGTGGTGAGCAAGCTGGGCCTGCAGGCGGTGGAGCTGTTCATCAGCGGCAGGAAAAGCTCGCCCTACATCATGGCCGGGCTGGGCCTGGGCACCCAGTACGGCGTGCTGCTGCCCTTCGGCCGCAAGCAGGAAAGCGAGGCGGACGAGATCGGCCTCAAGCTGATGGCGCGCGCCGGCTTCGACCCGCGCGCCGCGGTGCAGCTGTGGCGCAACATGCAGAAATCCACCGGCAAGGGCCCGCCGGCCTTCCTGTCCACGCACCCCTCGCACCAGCAGCGCATCCGCGACCTGGAACACCGCGTCCCGACGGTGCTGCCGCTGTACCAGGCTGCGAGCAAGCCGCGCTGCGGCTGA